CACTGGGAGCATGGCTGGTGGGGGGCTCCGCAGCGGGTGGCTGGGGCCCGGCTGGGGCGGTGGGCTGATGGGCTTCTGGGCCGGCACAGGGATCCACCACAAGTACAACAGTGGCAAGTCCAGCACGTACGTGAAGAACGGCACCTCCTTCAACATCCATTACGGTTCGGGCAGCCTCTCTGGGTACCTGAGCCAGGATACCGTGTCGGTGAGTCTGGGGCGAGGCTGCTCCTGGGCCCTGGACACTCAGAGGCCTTGgtggcccctgccccaccccagggctgcGCAGCTGAGCCAGAGCCAAAGCCAGGAGCTGTGGAGGAGCTTGGTGGGCCTGGctgggcaggggttggggagcaGACCTTGCCCCGTGTGTGTGCGCTCACGTGTGCTCGCGCGGGGGGCCGGCCGGGAGGGCTGTAGGGGAAAGTGGGCCCACCAGAGCATGGCTGCAAGAGCTGTGGGCCTGGCTCTGGGACCAGGACCTGGGGAGGGATCCAAGGTGAGGCTCCTCCCAGGGTCACAGAACCAGTTGGGGGGTTGGCTTCTGTTCCGATGCCTTGGGTTGGAGGTGTCTGCTGGGTGCTGAGGCCTAGGCCCTGTGGACAGGGTCCCCGCCACTGGCTGGGGACCTGGGGTCGGGGAGGGCAGAGATGCGCCAGGAGCCCCTGTAGAGGACACTGGagggccatccaggcaccctgcctGCCACAGAGAATCTTTGGGGTGAGGTGGATGGGCAGGCCCTGGACGGTTCTGCCCGCACCTCTGTGTGACCTCTTGGTATGCAGCTACCGGGAAGGGTCCGGACTGGGAgtcctgggggcgggggagcaaAGTGGAACAcagcccccggccccccagcctccagccccccatccccagccGGACCGGAAGGCGGCAGGGTGTGGCCCACGCCCAACCAGTGTCCCCCTTGTCTGTCCCTTGTCTGGACAGTGGAGTGGGCCATAGTGGCTGGGGACCTTCCTGCAGAagcactgcccctcccctgtaTCCACCTGCCCTCTTGGGGTCTCCGCCTCCTGATCTCTGTGGGCCCAAAACAGGATGTTGCCTATCACGCTTGTTCTCGGTGTCAGGGTGTCAGCCCCAAATAGCCGTTTCTCCCCACATCCTGCTCTGCGTCAGCCGCCGCCTGGTCGCGGTGGGGGAGAGGTGGCGTGGCCTTGAGTCTGCTGACTTGGGTCATGGGTTTGGGTCATGGGGTTCCAGTAGCCCAAGGGCAGGCACAGGCCTGGGTGGAGCCGGCCCCGGGCCAGAGGTCAGAGCTGAGCTCGAAGCCCACCCGTCTGTGCTGACTCGGATGAAAACCGTGTCCTGACAGCCATGGATTCCCACGTCCCTGTCCCTGCTATGTCCTACCCAGTGTTGCCAGCCCTTCTGGGCTTGTGTGCAAGGTGGCGGGTGACGATTGAACGGGGCTTGTCACTGTGCGTGCACACGCAGGGCCCGGGGGTTGGGCTCCGTGGTTCCTGTGGCCCACTgacccccccactccccgccccccaggtgccctgtaagCCGGCTCTGTCTAGCCTGGCTGGTATCAAGGTGGAGAGGCAGACCTTTGGGGAGGCCATCAAGCAGCCGGGCATCACTTTCATCGCGGCCAAGTTCGATGGCATCTTGGGCATGGCCTACCCCCGCATCTCGGTCAACAATGTGCTCCCCGTCTTTGATAATCTGATGCAGCAGAAGCTGGTGGAGAAGAACATCTTCTCCTTCTACCTGaacaggtggggtgggaggggcccaGGCCCCGTCTCTTCCCCACACCTCACTCCTCCTCCCAGTTCCATGCAGCTGCCCGCCTCCCCGTCTACCCTCCAGGCACCGGGCCGCGGCTCCTGACCTGCGGCCTCTGACCGGAGGGGGGACTGGCCAGCCTTTTACAGACGAGCAGGAGGCTCTCTGGGCAGGCTCTGGGGTTGGGGTTTCCCGTCAGGAACGGCTCGGGCTGTGGGCCCAGGGTCTCGCTCAGTGGGCCACCCTCCTGGAGAACCAGACTCTGGTCAGGGCTCATGGCAGCTCCTCTTCCTGGGTCCTCAGCCCGGCCTTCCCTGGGTCTGACGGTGAGCACATGTGGCCCCTGAGTCACTGATGGCCCAGAGGGGACAGAGCTATGAGCCCCAGTCTGTGGTCAGGCCTCTGGAGGTGAGGGGCCTGGGGGCTTTCCAGGGGAGGTGACCCCAGTGAGGCCCTGAGGGCCAGATGCTGCTAGAGGGCACCCCGGGTGGAGAGTGGCCCCACCATCCGTCCCTGGCAGCAGCGCCGACTGTCCCGGTGGCCCTTGCCCCACACGGAAGGGTGGGTGACCAGTGTGCCGTGCCCTTGAGAAGGGGCCCCTTGCTCTCCCCTCAGGGCGGTGCCAGAGGTCCCGATGCGGGTGTGCCGAGGACAGAGGTGTGGGCTGCGTGTGAGTGGGCGGCCCACCGACCACTGGTGGTCACTGCACCACAcgccccctcctcaccccacagGCCCACTTCCCCTCAGGGTCCAGCCCAGGCACTCCGGCTGAGTGCCAGCCGCAAGCCTCTCCTCTTGCCCAGCTCCTGGC
This region of Neomonachus schauinslandi unplaced genomic scaffold, ASM220157v2 HiC_scaffold_1782, whole genome shotgun sequence genomic DNA includes:
- the LOC110582885 gene encoding cathepsin D-like; amino-acid sequence: MQPPGLLLLVLGLLAAPAAALVRIPLHKFISVRRTMSELGGPVEDLIAKGPISKYAQGVPSVTGGPIPEMLKNYMDAQYYGEIGIGTPPQCFTVVFDTGSSNLWVPSIHCKLLDIACWIHHKYNSGKSSTYVKNGTSFNIHYGSGSLSGYLSQDTVSVPCKPALSSLAGIKVERQTFGEAIKQPGITFIAAKFDGILGMAYPRISVNNVLPVFDNLMQQKLVEKNIFSFYLNRWGGRGPGPVSSPHLTPPPSSMQLPASPSTLQAPGRGS